The Candidatus Zixiibacteriota bacterium sequence GGACTGGCGGCTCTTTACGAATAACAGCGCCTGGTACGTACGCGGGCAGAGCGTTTTCAGCAGAGTCGATCCGGAGCATGTCGGATTCGGACTCGATCTGACCTTAGGCAAAGACGCCGGAAAGCACGTGCGTGGGGCGGTCGGTATCACTGTCAAGGATCCGCATTTTCAAATCAATCGCCTCGGGTTCACCGAGCGCAACAATATCCGCAACACTTATCTCTGGATGCAGTACCGCACTAATGATGACTGGTGGATTGTCCGCAACAGTCGGAACAATGTCAACTTCTACTATACCGAGAACTACGCGGGGGCGGTGATCACTCGCGGCGGGAATATCAACTTCTATATCGAGTTCATCAATAACTGGTCGATGGGCGGCGGCGCGGAGGTGCAGGCCGAGAAGTACAGCGACCTGGAAACCAGGGGCAACGGTCTCTGGGTGTGGCCGGGCAACCCGACGTACAGTTGGTGGTTCAATGTCGAAACCGACCCACGCAAGAAGGTCTCGGTTTTGTGGAATCCTGGCTCAGGCGGCGATCGCGGGGGCTCCTGGTGGGCGAACTATGTCGGGGTCAATTTCAGACCACAGACCAACATAGAGTTTTCGCTCGGCTCGAACTACGTGCGCAATCTGGGCAACACCCGATGGGTAAGAAATATCTCCGCCGACCAATCAACTGCCCCTAACGCGCCGGACACCTCGATATTCGCTGACCTCGACAAGGACCAGATCAGCCTCTACGCCAGCGCGGGCGTGGTGTTCCACCGCAACCTGTCGTGTCAGCTTTCGGCGCGGGGGTTGATCTCCGGGCTCGACTATCGCAACTATCGCCCTTATTTTGGAGAAAACCAATACGGTCCCTACCGCTACGATCTCAATCACGATTTCGCTTTCGGTTCACTCAATTCGACGTTCCTATTTCGCTGGGAGTACCGCCCCGGCAGCACGCTGTATGTAGTGTGGACAAGATCGAAATCAGACTATGATCCGGCCGCCAATGATCTGGATCTCAAGCGTGATTTAGACCGCTTCTTCTCGGTCGGTTCGGAGAATCTCTTTCTGATCAAAGCGAGTTACTGGTTTAATCTGTAACGATGGCGCCACGTGGGCGGCCCGCTTCGGCGGGTCCCCGTGCGCCCCGACTTGGGGCAGACCGGAGGTCTGCCGCCCACGGAAACAACGCCCGCCAAATTCCATTAGTAAAACCGCAGTTTACATTAGTAAAACCGCAGTTTACCTTCGTGGGCGGCACACGTCCTCGTGTGCCCCTGACCCGGGGCAGACCGGAGGTCTGCCGCCCACGAGCTTAAAACCCCCCGTTGCCTATCCCCCCGCGACTCATATATTTACAGCAACTGAAACACCCCCGCCGTTAAGCTCTGGCGGGGGGAAACCGATAATTCTAAGAGTATGGATCAGGATTTTCTCATCCAGGAGATCACCAAGGCTGAGACCCAAAAACAGGCCCGCAAGGTCCTGCAACATCGGGATCGCAAACCGCTCTGGCGTGAGTATGTCGAAACGGCGGTCCTGGCCCTGGTGGCGGCCATCCTGCTGCGCATTTTCGTCGTTTCGGCCTACCGGGTGAACTCGGCGTCGATGGAAGACACTCTCCTTAACGGCGACTACATCTTCGTCAACAAACTCGCCTACGAGTTCGGCACCGAGCCGCAGGTCGGGGACATTATCGTCTTCCAGTATCCCAACAATCCGGACAAGAAGTACATCAAGCGGATTGTGGCCGGGCCGGAGCAGACGGTTCAGATAGCGGACAAAATTGTCTATGTCGACGGCCAGATCGCGCCTATTCCCGGACTGTCCAAGAACATCGACCAGAAGGTCATCCCCGGCGACCTGTCCTTCCGCGACAATTTCGGGCCGTACGAGGTGCCGTCGGGACAGTACTTCGTCATGGGTGACAACCGCGACGACAGTCGCGACTCCCGTTTCTGGGGCTCGGTGCCTCGCCAGAACATCCAGGGCAAGGCGCTGTTCATCTACTGGTCGTGGATGCCGCTCGATGATACTCCCGGATGGGACTTCCCATACGTGCACAACGTCGTCCAGTGGGTCGGGCACTTTTTGTATAACTTCCCGTCCCAGATCCGCTGGGAGCGACTTGGCGCCGCTATCTGACGCATGCCGTTCGGTCTTTATCTTCACTTCCCCTTCTGCCGCCACAAGTGCGGCTACTGCGATTTCTATAAAGAGCACTACGACAGCCTGCTCGAATCACGCTTTTATGACGCTCTGTGCATAGAGTCCGAACTTGCCGCTCAGACTCTGCACGATCGCGGCTATCGAATCGCGACTCTGTATATCGGCGGCGGGACACCGTCGCTGACCACACTCGATAGGTTTCGCGCCTGGCTGGAGAAGGTTTACAGGCTGTTTCCACACGAAGAGGAGATCGAGTTCTCGTTCGAGATCAACCCGGAATCATGCAGCCGTGGGCTGCTTCAGGCGCTGCTTGAGATAGGCGTCAACCGGCCGGTGTTCGGAGTGCAATCGTTCGATAGCGGGCTTCTGAAACTGCTCTCGCGCAAACATGAACTCCAGCAGGTACACGAGGCGGTTTATCTCGCCAACGCGCTCGGCTATGACAACTACGGCTGCGATTTGCTTTATGCCATGCCGGGGCAGACCGGGAAGATGCTCTCGTCGGACCTCGACCAGATGACCGATCTCGGCCCGCCGCACATTTCGTTCTATCAGTTGACTGCCGAGGAGGGGACCGAGCTCGACCGGATGGTTAAGCGAGGCAAGGTAAAGCTGCCCGATCTGGATTTCGCGCAGACGTTATACTCGGCGGGGTATGAACACTTCAAAGCGCGCGGCTACGAGCGGTACGAGGTCTGCTCGTTTGTGAGAGCTGATCAAGCCACAGAAGACGTAGGGCAGGAGCCCCGTGCTCCTGCCACCAATGGCAGGACCGCAGGGGTCCTGCCCTACGAATCCAAAGCACCGCGCCGCCTCCCCGCCCACGCCTGCCGCCACAACCTGAACTACTGGACCGGCGGCGAATATCTCGGCCTCGGCCCGGCGGCGCATTCCTTTATCGACGGCCGACGTTTCTCAAATGTCGCTAATCTCTATGAGTACATGGAAACGCTGGAGCACGGCCGCCGCCCGACAATCGAGGACCGCTCCGGTGAGAAAGAACGAATCTTCGAGGCGATCATGCTAGGCTTGCGCACCGCACGCGGCATCGACCGGGCGTCGTTCGAGCGCCGTTTCCATCGCCCGCTGTCCGACTTACTTGATCCCAGCCAATACGACCTTCTACTAAACTCCGGCCATCTTGTCGACACCGGCGATTTTCTTCGTCTCTCTGACGAGGCTTTGATCCTCGCGGATGAGATAACACAGAGACTGGCGAAATAAACGGGTGGCCCGCCCTACGGGTGGGAAGGAGTGAGAAACCCACCCGAAGGGTGGGCCACCCGGCGCCGGCGGCTTCCTCCGCCTCTCCGACGAGGCTTTGATCCTCGCGGATGAGATTACGCAGAGCTTGGCGCGATAACAACGGCGCGCAAGCGCCGTCATCCCGGCGGAAGCCGGGAACCAGGTGTGCTGGCAAGGGATACGATGTCAGTATTCGAGATGATCTCGTAGCGATTAGAGCAACTG is a genomic window containing:
- the lepB gene encoding signal peptidase I; this translates as MDQDFLIQEITKAETQKQARKVLQHRDRKPLWREYVETAVLALVAAILLRIFVVSAYRVNSASMEDTLLNGDYIFVNKLAYEFGTEPQVGDIIVFQYPNNPDKKYIKRIVAGPEQTVQIADKIVYVDGQIAPIPGLSKNIDQKVIPGDLSFRDNFGPYEVPSGQYFVMGDNRDDSRDSRFWGSVPRQNIQGKALFIYWSWMPLDDTPGWDFPYVHNVVQWVGHFLYNFPSQIRWERLGAAI
- a CDS encoding coproporphyrinogen-III oxidase family protein, producing MPFGLYLHFPFCRHKCGYCDFYKEHYDSLLESRFYDALCIESELAAQTLHDRGYRIATLYIGGGTPSLTTLDRFRAWLEKVYRLFPHEEEIEFSFEINPESCSRGLLQALLEIGVNRPVFGVQSFDSGLLKLLSRKHELQQVHEAVYLANALGYDNYGCDLLYAMPGQTGKMLSSDLDQMTDLGPPHISFYQLTAEEGTELDRMVKRGKVKLPDLDFAQTLYSAGYEHFKARGYERYEVCSFVRADQATEDVGQEPRAPATNGRTAGVLPYESKAPRRLPAHACRHNLNYWTGGEYLGLGPAAHSFIDGRRFSNVANLYEYMETLEHGRRPTIEDRSGEKERIFEAIMLGLRTARGIDRASFERRFHRPLSDLLDPSQYDLLLNSGHLVDTGDFLRLSDEALILADEITQRLAK